A window of the Janthinobacterium agaricidamnosum NBRC 102515 = DSM 9628 genome harbors these coding sequences:
- a CDS encoding ABC transporter permease, producing MLMRFLLPVAGLGVAVLLWALGVVSLEKTTPIAAAFGPAHAAAALVELLQGRDIWIHIWLSLQRVAVGLGLATVIGVPLGVLVAMSKRFSGASMPLFQLLRMISPLSWMPIAVMVLGVGDAPVYFLLAFAAVWPIMLNTAAGVARLDPNWLLLARSLSATRSEIVLKVILPGITADILTGVRLAIGIIWIVLVPAEMLGVSAGLGYFILDTRDRLAYSELMAAIVLIGVLGFILDYLARAAHARWLHVK from the coding sequence ATGTTAATGCGGTTTCTGTTGCCGGTAGCCGGCTTGGGCGTGGCGGTGCTGCTGTGGGCGCTGGGCGTCGTCTCGCTGGAAAAAACCACGCCGATCGCGGCCGCGTTCGGGCCGGCGCACGCTGCGGCGGCGCTGGTCGAATTGCTGCAAGGGCGCGACATCTGGATCCATATCTGGCTCAGCCTGCAGCGCGTGGCCGTCGGCCTCGGCCTGGCGACCGTCATCGGCGTGCCGCTGGGCGTGCTGGTGGCGATGTCGAAGCGTTTTTCCGGCGCCTCGATGCCGCTGTTCCAATTGCTGCGCATGATATCGCCGCTGTCGTGGATGCCGATCGCCGTGATGGTGCTCGGCGTCGGCGACGCGCCGGTGTACTTCTTGCTGGCGTTCGCGGCGGTCTGGCCGATCATGTTGAATACCGCCGCCGGCGTGGCGCGGCTCGATCCGAACTGGCTGCTGCTGGCGCGCAGCCTGTCGGCGACGCGCAGCGAAATCGTGCTGAAAGTGATTTTACCGGGCATCACGGCGGACATCCTGACCGGCGTGCGGCTGGCCATCGGCATCATCTGGATCGTGCTGGTGCCGGCTGAAATGCTGGGCGTGTCGGCCGGCCTCGGCTACTTCATCCTCGATACCCGCGACCGGCTGGCGTATTCGGAATTGATGGCGGCGATCGTGCTGATCGGCGTACTGGGTTTCATCCTCGACTACCTGGCGCGCGCCGCGCACGCGCGCTGGCTGCACGTCAAGTAA
- a CDS encoding ABC transporter substrate-binding protein, giving the protein MRTHTDSPPLHICASSDCDCGLTRRDFLRLSALATASVASPLLFAGDALAQQGPKGGDQPVRIGYLPITDATPLLVAHARKLFEAEGLKTETPRLFRSWSQIVEAFVSGQVNVIHLLSPATLWVRYGAKFPAKVVAWNHINGSALTVANEINKVGDLGGRTVAIPFWYSIHNVLLQDILRSNGLTAVTRPRNAALQPNEVNLIVLAPAEMVSALAARSIAGFIVAEPFNAAAETAGIGKILRFSGDVWKNHACCVTFLSERDISERPEWAQRVTSAIVKAQLWTRSNQLDTAKLLANTGEHRYTPHTLQVLTKVLAATDYADYEKRGLIVHKNWQQRRIDFQPYPFASYTEQLVRAIGQTKVEGDTRFLAGLDPKFVARDLVDDRFVRKAIDAIGGPAAFGLPANLLRSETVAV; this is encoded by the coding sequence ATGCGTACCCATACCGACAGCCCCCCCCTGCACATCTGCGCCTCGTCCGATTGCGATTGCGGCCTGACCCGGCGCGACTTCCTGCGCCTGTCCGCGCTGGCCACCGCCAGCGTCGCCTCGCCGCTGCTGTTCGCCGGCGACGCGCTGGCCCAGCAAGGCCCGAAAGGCGGCGACCAGCCGGTCAGGATCGGCTACCTGCCGATCACCGACGCCACCCCGCTGCTGGTGGCGCATGCGCGCAAGCTGTTCGAGGCCGAAGGCTTGAAGACCGAAACCCCGCGCCTGTTCCGCAGCTGGTCGCAAATCGTCGAAGCGTTCGTGTCCGGCCAGGTCAACGTGATCCACCTGCTGTCGCCGGCCACCTTGTGGGTGCGCTACGGCGCCAAGTTCCCGGCCAAGGTGGTGGCGTGGAACCACATCAACGGTTCCGCGCTGACGGTGGCCAACGAGATCAACAAGGTCGGCGACCTGGGCGGGCGCACGGTGGCGATCCCGTTCTGGTATTCGATCCACAACGTGCTGCTGCAGGATATCCTGCGCAGCAACGGATTGACCGCCGTGACGCGGCCGCGCAATGCCGCGCTGCAGCCGAACGAAGTCAACCTGATCGTGCTGGCGCCGGCTGAAATGGTCTCGGCGCTGGCCGCCAGGTCGATCGCCGGCTTCATCGTCGCCGAACCGTTCAACGCGGCGGCGGAAACCGCCGGCATCGGCAAGATCCTGCGCTTTTCCGGCGACGTCTGGAAAAACCACGCCTGCTGCGTCACCTTCCTGTCCGAGCGCGACATCAGCGAACGGCCGGAATGGGCCCAGCGCGTCACCAGCGCCATCGTCAAGGCGCAATTGTGGACCCGCTCGAACCAGCTCGACACCGCCAAGCTGCTGGCCAATACCGGCGAGCACCGCTACACCCCGCACACCTTGCAAGTGCTGACCAAGGTATTGGCCGCCACCGATTACGCCGACTATGAAAAACGCGGGCTGATCGTGCACAAGAACTGGCAGCAGCGCCGCATCGACTTCCAGCCGTATCCATTCGCCTCGTACACCGAGCAACTGGTGCGCGCCATCGGCCAGACCAAGGTCGAGGGCGACACCCGCTTCCTGGCCGGCCTCGATCCGAAATTCGTCGCGCGCGACCTGGTCGACGACCGCTTCGTGCGCAAGGCGATCGATGCGATCGGCGGCCCGGCGGCGTTCGGCTTGCCGGCCAACCTGCTGCGCAGCGAAACCGTGGCGGTGTAG
- a CDS encoding ABC transporter ATP-binding protein, giving the protein MTTGSTQDLTQDYALQAQGLSFAYPGATPVFDGVSLAVRPREIVCLLGGSGCGKSSLLRVLAGLQTPSSGSISFLGKPLMQPDPRSALVFQQASLLPWLNVSGNAGFGLDFKHQPQLDQAAHQARVAQAIEAVGLAGHEKLYPAALSGGMAQRVALARALARQPELLFADEPFSALDAITRAEMQTLLVDVVHRWHAAVLLVTHDIDEAILVADRIVLMGGRPGNIVREWRVDIAQPRVGHGSGVVELKMDILAALARLRAPDAGAHSL; this is encoded by the coding sequence ATGACAACAGGTTCGACGCAAGATTTGACGCAGGACTACGCGCTGCAGGCGCAAGGCCTGAGCTTCGCCTACCCCGGCGCGACGCCGGTATTCGACGGCGTGTCGCTGGCGGTGCGGCCGCGTGAAATCGTCTGCCTGCTGGGCGGCAGCGGCTGCGGCAAATCGAGCTTGCTGCGCGTGCTGGCCGGCTTGCAAACGCCGTCCTCCGGCAGCATCAGCTTCCTCGGCAAGCCATTGATGCAACCCGACCCGCGCAGCGCGCTGGTATTCCAGCAAGCGAGCCTGCTGCCGTGGCTGAACGTCAGCGGCAACGCCGGTTTCGGCCTCGACTTCAAGCATCAGCCGCAGCTGGACCAGGCCGCCCACCAGGCCAGGGTCGCGCAGGCGATCGAGGCGGTCGGGCTGGCCGGCCACGAAAAACTGTACCCGGCCGCGCTGTCGGGCGGCATGGCGCAGCGCGTCGCGCTGGCCCGCGCGCTGGCGCGGCAGCCGGAACTGCTGTTCGCCGACGAACCGTTTTCCGCGCTCGACGCGATCACCCGCGCCGAAATGCAGACCCTGCTGGTCGACGTGGTGCACCGCTGGCATGCGGCGGTGCTGCTGGTGACCCACGATATCGATGAAGCGATCCTGGTCGCCGACCGGATAGTATTAATGGGCGGACGGCCCGGCAATATCGTGCGCGAATGGCGCGTCGACATCGCCCAGCCGAGGGTAGGCCACGGCAGCGGCGTGGTCGAACTGAAAATGGACATCCTGGCGGCGCTGGCCAGGCTGCGCGCGCCTGACGCCGGCGCCCACTCACTATAA
- a CDS encoding acyl-CoA dehydrogenase family protein, with product MSGLNDWLRQHADQLDLSAELAEQVLPALAGADLLRIGVPQAHGGAGGDVRDAIIAISVVAEQSLTAAFTFWGQRTFIEYMLQSPNQAMAERRLPDLLSGKQAGATGLSNAMKFLSGIEQLQISATPQADGWSLDGGLAWLTNLRKAGFSAAAAVAPAKGAPPAVVAFDSTGSGVLRSPDLDLIALRGSNTASIKLAQVRIPAGDIIATDGPAWLPAVRPSFLGMQCGLSIGLARASLARAAQISADSRNQLGARIAALQENLAKYVHTLLAGVHDGSFKAEAPAMFRLRLVLAELVQQALMLELQAMGGRAYLDKEQQGFARRWRESAFIPIITPSVTQLQAALQQHESKAA from the coding sequence ATGAGCGGCTTGAACGACTGGCTCAGGCAGCACGCCGACCAACTCGACCTGTCGGCCGAACTGGCCGAACAGGTGCTGCCGGCGCTGGCCGGCGCCGACTTGCTGCGCATCGGCGTGCCGCAGGCCCACGGCGGCGCGGGCGGCGACGTGCGCGATGCGATCATCGCCATTTCGGTGGTGGCCGAACAGTCGCTGACGGCCGCGTTTACGTTCTGGGGCCAGCGCACCTTCATCGAATACATGCTGCAAAGCCCGAACCAGGCGATGGCCGAACGGCGCTTGCCGGATTTATTGAGCGGAAAACAAGCCGGCGCGACCGGCTTGTCGAATGCGATGAAATTCCTGTCCGGCATAGAGCAATTGCAAATCAGCGCCACGCCGCAGGCCGACGGCTGGTCGCTCGACGGCGGCCTGGCCTGGCTGACCAATTTGCGCAAGGCCGGCTTTTCGGCCGCCGCCGCGGTGGCGCCGGCCAAGGGCGCGCCGCCGGCGGTGGTCGCGTTCGACAGCACCGGCAGCGGCGTGCTGCGCAGCCCGGACCTCGACCTGATCGCGCTGCGCGGCAGTAATACCGCGTCGATCAAGCTGGCCCAGGTCCGGATACCTGCCGGCGATATCATCGCCACGGACGGTCCGGCCTGGCTGCCCGCCGTGCGGCCGTCCTTCCTCGGCATGCAATGCGGCTTGTCGATCGGCCTGGCGCGCGCCAGCCTGGCGCGGGCGGCGCAGATTTCGGCCGACAGCCGCAACCAGCTGGGCGCGCGCATCGCGGCCTTGCAGGAGAACCTGGCGAAGTATGTCCATACCTTGCTGGCCGGCGTGCACGACGGCAGCTTCAAGGCCGAGGCGCCGGCGATGTTCCGTTTGCGGCTGGTGCTGGCGGAATTGGTGCAGCAGGCGCTGATGCTAGAATTGCAGGCCATGGGCGGACGCGCCTACCTGGATAAAGAACAGCAGGGTTTTGCCCGCCGCTGGCGCGAATCGGCGTTCATCCCGATCATCACACCGAGCGTGACGCAATTGCAGGCAGCCTTGCAACAGCATGAAAGCAAAGCCGCATGA
- a CDS encoding carboxymuconolactone decarboxylase family protein → MARLTLHTLDTAPADSRPFVEKAIANNGYLPNLIGVLANAPVALETYLTVAGINGRASLSLAEREVVQITAARIHGCDFCVAGHSAVALKKAGQPVETVRALQHGTATGDSKLDAVAAFASAVIATRGAVGDSAYQAFIGAGYHEQQALEVVLGISLATLCNFANSLAGTPVNPQLTPYLPGAI, encoded by the coding sequence ATGGCACGCCTGACCCTGCATACCCTGGATACCGCCCCGGCCGACAGCCGCCCGTTCGTCGAAAAAGCGATCGCCAATAACGGCTATCTGCCTAACCTGATCGGCGTGCTGGCGAACGCCCCGGTGGCGCTGGAAACCTATCTGACCGTGGCCGGCATCAATGGCCGCGCCAGCCTGTCGCTGGCCGAACGCGAAGTGGTGCAAATCACCGCCGCGCGCATCCACGGCTGCGACTTCTGCGTCGCCGGCCATAGCGCGGTGGCGCTGAAAAAAGCCGGCCAGCCGGTTGAAACCGTGCGCGCCCTGCAGCACGGCACGGCCACCGGCGATAGCAAACTCGATGCCGTCGCCGCTTTCGCGAGCGCGGTGATCGCCACCCGCGGCGCGGTTGGCGACAGCGCTTATCAAGCCTTCATCGGCGCCGGCTACCATGAACAGCAGGCGCTGGAAGTGGTGCTCGGCATCAGCCTGGCGACGCTGTGCAATTTCGCCAACAGCCTGGCCGGCACGCCGGTCAATCCGCAATTGACGCCGTACCTGCCAGGCGCGATCTGA
- a CDS encoding AraC family transcriptional regulator codes for MSADKDKLANWLLGSIELDTAVFHVGQYCGRWRASTAGQALGSFHLVLQGGCYLHVQDQAPIALGARDGVFLLRDIPHFLSPHSDRDAAIAPQAMQPLDAQVDNGTGLACGFFQFRGALSALIVDSFPDYLIIRADTPALSAAGTLFDLILAEAGGDPEQPSPLIGRLVELLFFYLVRHVSRQEQIATGLAALLHRTEFTPLLDRMLQAPADDWSIDSMAKVAHMSRASFCKHFADVSGHPPAQFLLLLRMKIATQRLHAGDSVERTAEHVGYRSHAAFTRAFKRVTGAQPGAYRREQRQRQLLN; via the coding sequence ATGAGCGCCGATAAAGACAAGCTTGCCAACTGGCTGCTCGGCAGCATTGAACTCGATACCGCCGTATTCCATGTCGGCCAGTATTGCGGCCGCTGGCGCGCGTCGACCGCCGGCCAGGCCCTCGGCAGTTTCCACCTGGTGCTGCAAGGCGGCTGCTACCTGCACGTGCAAGACCAGGCGCCGATCGCGCTGGGAGCGCGCGACGGCGTGTTCCTGCTGCGCGACATACCCCATTTCCTGAGCCCGCACAGCGATCGCGATGCGGCGATCGCGCCGCAAGCGATGCAGCCGCTCGATGCGCAAGTCGACAACGGCACCGGCCTGGCCTGCGGCTTTTTCCAGTTTCGCGGCGCGCTCAGCGCACTGATCGTCGACTCCTTCCCGGATTACCTGATCATCCGCGCCGACACGCCGGCGCTCAGCGCGGCCGGCACGCTGTTCGACCTGATCCTGGCCGAAGCGGGCGGCGATCCGGAACAGCCGTCGCCGCTGATCGGCCGGCTGGTCGAATTGCTGTTCTTTTACCTGGTGCGCCACGTCTCGCGGCAAGAGCAGATCGCCACCGGCCTGGCCGCGCTGCTGCACCGCACCGAATTCACGCCGCTGCTGGACCGCATGCTGCAAGCGCCGGCCGACGACTGGTCGATCGACAGCATGGCCAAGGTCGCGCACATGTCGCGCGCCAGCTTTTGCAAGCACTTCGCCGACGTCAGCGGCCACCCGCCGGCGCAATTCCTGCTGTTGCTGCGCATGAAAATCGCCACCCAGCGCCTGCACGCCGGCGACTCCGTCGAACGCACCGCCGAACATGTCGGCTACCGCTCCCACGCAGCCTTCACGCGCGCCTTCAAGCGCGTCACCGGCGCACAGCCCGGCGCCTATCGCCGCGAACAGCGTCAACGCCAACTACTGAATTAA
- a CDS encoding symmetrical bis(5'-nucleosyl)-tetraphosphatase codes for MKTYVIGDLQGCHDQTVELLAKVSSASAGPDRILFAGDLINRGPQSLATLRHVYQLAQSGDIDAVLGNHDLHLLAVANGIRPVHASDTLAEILTAPDRDVLLDWLRRRPLALMQQGHLLVHAGVLPQWSAQQALDLSAEVSERLSGEHWVDFLRTMYGNQPDTWDERLQGPDRWRCIINAMTRLRFCDASGSMDFKMKESGSAPPGSGLTPWFDAPGRRSAGATVVFGHWSALGLLLRPNLIGLDSGCVWGGQLSAVCLEDRSLLQVSCPEFQQAARKKTT; via the coding sequence ATGAAAACCTATGTTATCGGCGACTTGCAAGGTTGCCACGACCAAACCGTCGAATTACTTGCCAAGGTAAGCAGCGCCAGTGCCGGCCCGGATCGCATCCTGTTCGCCGGCGACTTGATCAATCGCGGCCCGCAATCGCTGGCGACCCTGCGCCACGTTTATCAACTGGCGCAAAGCGGCGATATCGATGCCGTGCTTGGCAACCACGACCTGCATTTGCTGGCGGTGGCCAATGGCATCCGGCCGGTGCACGCTTCGGACACGCTGGCTGAAATCCTGACGGCGCCCGACCGCGACGTCTTGCTCGACTGGTTGCGCCGCCGTCCGCTGGCCTTGATGCAGCAAGGCCATTTGCTGGTCCATGCGGGGGTATTGCCGCAATGGAGCGCGCAACAGGCGCTGGACTTGAGCGCCGAAGTGTCTGAACGACTGTCGGGCGAGCACTGGGTCGACTTCCTGCGCACCATGTACGGCAACCAGCCCGACACCTGGGATGAGCGCTTGCAAGGACCGGACCGCTGGCGCTGCATCATCAACGCGATGACGCGGCTGCGCTTTTGCGACGCCAGCGGCAGCATGGACTTCAAGATGAAGGAAAGCGGCAGCGCGCCGCCGGGCTCGGGCTTGACCCCGTGGTTCGACGCGCCGGGGCGCCGCAGCGCCGGCGCTACCGTGGTGTTCGGCCACTGGTCGGCGCTGGGCTTGCTGCTGCGGCCGAACTTGATCGGCCTCGACAGCGGCTGCGTGTGGGGCGGCCAGTTGAGCGCAGTGTGCCTGGAAGACCGCTCGCTGCTGCAAGTGAGCTGCCCGGAGTTCCAGCAAGCGGCACGCAAAAAGACAACATGA
- a CDS encoding H-NS family nucleoid-associated regulatory protein, with protein sequence MDISNLTALELRHLQEKIKKEMKDRERQDLSKAREQILAIAQSVGLPLKELMSVVPARAKLGAVAVQFRNPADASLQWTGRGRQPKWVREWVESGKSIDLLRV encoded by the coding sequence GTGGATATATCCAATCTGACGGCGCTGGAGTTGCGTCATTTGCAGGAAAAAATTAAAAAAGAAATGAAGGACCGCGAGCGCCAGGATTTGAGCAAGGCGCGCGAACAAATCCTGGCGATTGCCCAAAGTGTCGGCCTGCCGCTGAAAGAATTGATGAGCGTGGTTCCTGCGCGCGCCAAGCTGGGCGCCGTCGCAGTACAGTTTCGCAACCCCGCCGACGCCTCGCTGCAATGGACTGGCCGTGGCCGCCAGCCGAAGTGGGTAAGGGAGTGGGTTGAAAGCGGCAAGTCCATCGATCTGCTGCGCGTATAA
- a CDS encoding phosphomannomutase/phosphoglucomutase — protein sequence MIPLSRTIFKAYDIRGIIGNTLDAGVARLIGRAFGRAALAKGEKKVVIGRDGRLSGPELAAALAQGLQAAGVDVIDLGVVATPMVYFGTNVLDTRSGIMVTGSHNPPDYNGFKMVLAGEAIHGEAILALYQSIIDQDGDSGVPAGHYATHDIRAAYLQRIIGDIRLARPIKIAVDCGNGVAGAFAGDLFRGLGCDVTELFCEVDGTFPNHHPDPAHPENLQDLIRCLQHGDAEIGIAFDGDGDRLGVVTKDGQIIYPDRQMMLFAADVLARHPGEQILYDVKCTRHLAPWISRHGGRPLMYKTGHSLVKAKLRETGAPLGGEMSGHIFFKDRWYGFDDGLYAGARLLEILTRVGDPSALLNALPQSDSTPELHLELKEGENVIVMEQLRRDAVFPGNRQIITIDGLRVEYDDGFGLARSSNTTPVIVMRFEAETPAALARIQGQFKSVILAARPDAVLPF from the coding sequence ATGATCCCACTCTCCAGAACCATCTTCAAAGCCTACGATATCCGTGGCATCATCGGTAACACGCTGGACGCCGGCGTGGCCCGCTTGATCGGCCGCGCGTTTGGGCGGGCCGCACTCGCCAAGGGCGAAAAAAAGGTGGTGATCGGCCGCGACGGACGCCTGTCCGGACCGGAACTGGCCGCGGCGCTGGCGCAAGGCTTGCAAGCGGCGGGCGTCGATGTGATCGACCTGGGCGTGGTGGCCACGCCGATGGTGTACTTCGGCACCAACGTGCTCGATACACGCTCCGGCATCATGGTCACCGGCAGCCACAATCCGCCGGACTACAATGGTTTTAAAATGGTGCTGGCCGGCGAAGCGATCCATGGCGAGGCGATTTTGGCGCTGTATCAAAGCATCATTGATCAAGACGGCGACAGCGGCGTGCCGGCCGGCCATTATGCGACCCACGATATCCGTGCCGCCTACCTGCAGCGCATTATCGGCGATATCAGGCTGGCCCGCCCGATCAAGATCGCGGTCGATTGCGGCAATGGCGTGGCGGGCGCGTTCGCCGGCGACCTGTTCCGCGGCCTGGGCTGCGACGTGACCGAATTGTTTTGCGAGGTGGACGGCACGTTCCCGAATCATCATCCGGACCCGGCCCATCCTGAAAATCTGCAGGACTTGATCCGCTGCCTGCAACACGGCGACGCCGAGATCGGCATCGCCTTCGACGGCGACGGCGACCGGCTGGGCGTGGTGACCAAGGATGGCCAGATCATTTATCCGGACCGCCAGATGATGTTGTTCGCCGCCGACGTGCTGGCGCGCCATCCGGGTGAACAAATCCTGTACGACGTCAAATGCACGCGCCACCTGGCGCCGTGGATCAGCCGGCACGGCGGCCGGCCGCTGATGTACAAGACCGGCCACTCGCTGGTCAAGGCCAAGCTGCGCGAAACCGGCGCGCCGCTGGGCGGCGAAATGAGCGGCCATATTTTCTTCAAGGACCGCTGGTACGGTTTCGACGACGGCTTGTATGCCGGCGCGCGGCTGCTGGAAATCCTGACCCGGGTCGGCGATCCGTCGGCCTTGCTGAACGCGCTGCCGCAATCGGACAGCACGCCGGAATTGCACCTGGAATTGAAGGAAGGCGAAAACGTCATCGTGATGGAACAGTTGCGCCGCGATGCGGTATTCCCCGGCAACCGGCAAATCATCACCATCGACGGCCTGCGGGTCGAATATGACGATGGTTTCGGCCTGGCGCGTTCGTCGAACACCACGCCGGTGATCGTGATGCGTTTTGAGGCGGAAACGCCGGCCGCGCTGGCGCGTATCCAGGGCCAGTTCAAAAGCGTGATCCTGGCCGCCAGGCCGGACGCCGTCTTGCCGTTCTGA
- the waaC gene encoding lipopolysaccharide heptosyltransferase I, whose amino-acid sequence MTVQNKPLNILLVRVSSLGDVLHNLPMVADIARHFPNATIDWVVEESYTSLVRLNPRVGTIIPFALRRWRKSLGRRATRTEIKAFFKTLRQKQYDYVFDTQGLLKTGIIMGAARLAPGGQKIGLANGSEGSGYEGISRLFHNKSIALDPRTHAVARGRLVAAAALGYGADSPADFGLAELPRPIPLPGWMPAEPYAVYFHGTARNAKKWAPQHWIALGRQLAPMTILLPWGSAAEKAEAEVLAASLPHARVLPKLSMADAVLLARHAALVVGVDTGLTHIAAALTRPTVEIYADSPRWKTEGNWSPNIINLGDRGRPPSVSEVLSAAQSLLNPS is encoded by the coding sequence ATGACCGTGCAAAACAAGCCTTTGAATATCTTGCTGGTGCGCGTGTCGTCGCTGGGCGACGTGCTGCATAACTTGCCGATGGTGGCCGATATTGCGCGCCATTTCCCGAACGCGACCATCGACTGGGTGGTCGAAGAAAGCTACACCAGCCTGGTGCGCCTGAATCCACGGGTGGGGACGATCATCCCGTTCGCCTTGCGGCGCTGGCGCAAAAGCCTGGGCCGGCGCGCAACCCGGACCGAAATCAAGGCCTTTTTCAAGACCTTGCGACAAAAGCAATACGATTATGTGTTCGATACCCAGGGCTTGCTGAAAACCGGCATCATCATGGGCGCGGCGCGGCTGGCCCCGGGCGGTCAAAAGATCGGCCTGGCCAACGGCAGCGAAGGTTCGGGGTATGAGGGTATCTCGCGCCTGTTTCACAATAAAAGCATTGCGCTCGACCCGCGCACCCACGCGGTGGCGCGCGGCCGCCTGGTCGCGGCGGCCGCGCTGGGCTATGGCGCCGACAGTCCCGCCGATTTCGGTCTTGCCGAGCTGCCGCGTCCGATACCGTTGCCGGGCTGGATGCCGGCCGAACCGTATGCGGTGTATTTCCACGGCACCGCCCGCAATGCCAAGAAATGGGCACCGCAACACTGGATCGCGCTGGGCCGTCAACTGGCGCCGATGACTATCTTGCTGCCGTGGGGATCGGCGGCCGAAAAAGCCGAGGCGGAAGTCCTGGCGGCCAGCTTGCCGCATGCGCGGGTGTTGCCGAAATTGTCGATGGCCGATGCGGTGCTACTGGCGCGCCACGCCGCGCTGGTGGTGGGCGTCGATACCGGCCTGACCCATATCGCGGCGGCGTTGACGCGGCCGACGGTGGAAATCTACGCCGATTCGCCGCGCTGGAAAACCGAAGGCAATTGGTCGCCGAACATCATCAACCTGGGCGACCGCGGCAGACCGCCATCGGTGTCCGAAGTATTGTCCGCAGCACAGAGTTTGCTGAATCCAAGTTAA
- the waaA gene encoding lipid IV(A) 3-deoxy-D-manno-octulosonic acid transferase has protein sequence MRIFYSLMWWLAMPLVLARLWLRGRKEPAYRQHWAERLGLYGRKPGGAMPMSIWVHAVSVGETRAAEPLVEALLAAWPECRIILTHMTPTGRATGQSLFARHGARLLQSYLPYDTATMVGRFIRHFEPRMCILMETEVWPNLIAVCHQRSVPVALVNARLSQRSLKRAQRLGRLMREAARGITLVAAQTEADAQRVALLGVKNVAVTGSIKFDVVVPDAALATGAWLRGLIGQRPVLLCASTRDGEEALILDAYQRATKLPADLLLLIVPRHPQRFEDVEKMIAARGLSMQRRSLLSDESQLAADVKILLGDSMGEMFAYYAACDCAFIGGSLLPLGGQNLIEACALGKPVLIGPHTFNFALVTQDALAAGAAALTQDADALMQRAAELLQDPAGLSDMGRHALVFASQHRGATQRTLALLPSLLNAKVPA, from the coding sequence ATGCGTATTTTTTATTCCCTGATGTGGTGGCTGGCCATGCCGCTGGTATTGGCGCGGCTGTGGTTGCGTGGACGCAAGGAACCGGCTTACCGGCAGCACTGGGCTGAACGGCTGGGCCTGTATGGCCGCAAACCGGGCGGCGCCATGCCGATGTCGATCTGGGTGCACGCCGTCTCGGTCGGCGAAACCCGCGCCGCCGAGCCGCTGGTGGAGGCTTTGCTGGCCGCGTGGCCGGAATGCCGCATTATCCTGACCCACATGACGCCGACTGGCCGCGCCACCGGTCAAAGCCTGTTCGCCAGGCATGGTGCGCGGCTGCTGCAATCGTATCTGCCCTACGATACCGCGACCATGGTGGGACGTTTCATCCGCCACTTTGAACCGCGTATGTGCATTTTGATGGAAACCGAAGTGTGGCCCAACCTGATCGCCGTCTGTCATCAGCGCAGCGTGCCGGTGGCCCTGGTTAACGCGCGCTTGTCGCAGCGTTCGCTGAAGCGGGCCCAGCGCCTGGGCCGCTTGATGCGCGAGGCGGCGCGCGGCATTACGCTGGTCGCGGCGCAAACCGAGGCCGACGCGCAGCGCGTGGCGCTGCTCGGTGTCAAAAATGTGGCTGTCACCGGCAGCATCAAGTTCGACGTGGTGGTGCCCGACGCCGCGCTGGCGACCGGCGCCTGGCTGCGCGGCCTGATTGGCCAGCGCCCGGTATTGTTGTGCGCCAGCACCCGCGATGGCGAGGAAGCGTTGATACTGGACGCTTATCAGCGGGCCACCAAGCTGCCTGCCGATTTGCTGTTGCTGATCGTGCCGCGCCATCCGCAGCGCTTTGAGGACGTCGAAAAAATGATCGCCGCGCGTGGCTTGTCGATGCAGCGCCGCTCGCTGCTGTCGGATGAGAGTCAATTGGCTGCCGACGTAAAAATCTTGCTGGGCGACTCGATGGGGGAAATGTTTGCCTATTACGCGGCCTGCGATTGCGCCTTCATCGGCGGCAGCCTGTTGCCGCTGGGCGGACAAAACCTGATCGAGGCGTGCGCGCTGGGCAAGCCCGTGCTGATCGGGCCGCATACCTTCAATTTCGCGCTGGTGACGCAAGATGCGCTGGCGGCCGGCGCCGCCGCGTTGACGCAAGATGCCGACGCCTTGATGCAGCGGGCGGCGGAGCTGCTGCAAGATCCGGCCGGCCTGAGTGACATGGGCCGGCATGCGCTGGTCTTTGCCAGTCAGCATCGTGGGGCGACACAGCGTACGCTGGCGTTGCTGCCTAGCCTGCTGAATGCGAAAGTGCCAGCCTGA